Genomic window (Candidatus Neomarinimicrobiota bacterium):
ATTATCATCACTCAAATCACCGGAAATAATTGCTTCCACTGGGCAGACAACTACGCAAGCCGGCTCATAACCACCATCAATTTTATGGGCACAATAATTACATTTCGCAGCCGTATTCGTATCGGGATCCATATATAATGCATCATAGGGACAAGCTTGCATACAGGATTTACAACCTATGCAGCGGTCATTATCAAAATCAACAATACCATCAGCGCGCGTATGAAGTGCGGTGGTTGGGCAAATTTCTACACACGGCGCATCGGCACAATGGTTACATCTATGGACAGAAAATTCGCGGGTGGACTTAGGGAATTCACCTTTTTCAATATATTTCACATGTGTGCGGTTGACACCAATAGGCACATCGTGCTCACTTTTACAAGCCACGGTGCAGGCATGACAGCCAATGCACATTCTATTATCTATTACAAATCCGTAATTCAATTTTTTCCCTTTATTGCATTATGCATAGCCGCAGCACATTCATTTTTCCCAAGATCCATTATATCCGCTTCATCTATATCCACATCAAGCAATCCTGTATTTACTTTTCGAATTTCATCATAGACTGCCGGTGAGTTTCTCATGTTATCTAAAATGAATTCGGTAAATTTTTCCAACGAATCTAAAGCGTATATCGATGAATTATGTCCAACAATATTTTCTAATTTTTCAGAAAATATCAATTGATCGTTTGCTTCAGTCCAATTCATAAAATGGCCCGGTAATACATTTAGATTTTTATCAAGATTTTGCACCTTATTCGTCAATGTTTCATAAAGCATGGCAGACCATTCTTTTGCTTTGCCACCCAAATCGGGACGACCCACAGACAGAATAAAAATGGTGTCCCCAGAAATGAAAAATTTATCATCAATAATATAGCTCGTACTTCCCGGTGTATGCCCCGGTGAATGCATCACTTTTATCTCGGGTCCATTGTTTCCCATCGAGTACGATTCGCCATCTTGCACTTCACTGTATTGAAAAGATGCTTCACTAAAATCGCCAACATGTGCCATAATTTCTGCGCCTGTTGCATTGGCTATTTGCTTACTGCCACTGATATAATCGGCTTGAAGATGTGTTTCAAAAGTTTGAACAATTTTTGCGTTATGTGTGTTGGCAAACGATTCATAAAAATCATAATTCCGACTGGGATCAAAAATCACCATTTTCCCATTATAAATTAGTCCGTAATTACAGGATGCTTTCCCGGGGCGAATAAATTGATAAAGCGCATAATCTTCTGACTCAGGATTAACTCGTTTAGGTGCAAGTAAATTCCCCCAAGTTTTAATACCGCCTGCTAAAAAGGCCACATCACTAAATCCGTGATTCACCAATATTTCACCCACATATTGGGCAGATCCTTCTTTCGCACAGACCACTTTAATCGGTTGTTCACGAGAGACTTTTGCCACAGTGGCGTCTTCTTCTTCCATGAAATCAAAATAGGGAACATTTGCCATATCAAATGGGTAAGGGCCTTCTACATTAAACCTTTCAAAGTCTTCTTCATTGCGCACATCGAGCACAAGCATATCTTCCCGATTGGATAAGAATTCAAATAAGTCATTGGCAGAGTAGGATTTCAATGATGACATAGCTTGATCTAATTAATGGACTTTTTTAATATAGAAATGTTTCGTATTTGCATCAGTTTCTATTTTAATAATTTGATGTTTTGAAGACCTGCACCAGGCTTTTAAATCGGGCTCGGCTCATGGATGCGCACTGGATGTTTTCAGAATGCCACCCATGGGAAGTGTCTTGATGGCTTGCCATGAACGAATAACGGGCATCCCCATGCCACACGTTCCTAATTCAATTTGATAATCGAATTTCAATTATACAAATAAAGTAATATCTGCGTCCGCAGCAAATTCTAAAAATGAAGCTGCACCACCCAATTCGACACCATCCACAAAATCTTCTTTTTCAAAGCCAAATACATCCATGGTCATTTGACACCCAATCATCTTGACACCCGATTCAATACAAATTTCACGGAGCTCTTCAACCGTGGCCACGCCTTTATTTTTGAATGTTTTTTTCATGAAGGATGTTGCCATTGTTTCAAATCCGGGCACATTCCCCATGATGGCATTTGGAATTGGCCAATTGATATTTTGAAATCCTTCCGGGCCAAAGGGCATTTTCATCGGCATAGATGGATTGGTAGCCGGCGCCACTTTAGCTTCTATTTTTTTATTCAGAAGCGTAAGTCCGTAAAATGTGAAAAACACGGCAACTTCCATTTCCATTGCAACGGCAGTTGATGCCAAAATAAAAGGGGGATATGCCCAATCTAAAGTTCCTTTTGACGCAATAAGCGCCATGCGTTTTGGTTTTGTTTCGCTCATTGTACTCCCCTATGATTTTTGTATATAATAAACAAAATCACTACCATCTTCGCCGGAAGAT
Coding sequences:
- a CDS encoding MBL fold metallo-hydrolase, with amino-acid sequence MSSLKSYSANDLFEFLSNREDMLVLDVRNEEDFERFNVEGPYPFDMANVPYFDFMEEEDATVAKVSREQPIKVVCAKEGSAQYVGEILVNHGFSDVAFLAGGIKTWGNLLAPKRVNPESEDYALYQFIRPGKASCNYGLIYNGKMVIFDPSRNYDFYESFANTHNAKIVQTFETHLQADYISGSKQIANATGAEIMAHVGDFSEASFQYSEVQDGESYSMGNNGPEIKVMHSPGHTPGSTSYIIDDKFFISGDTIFILSVGRPDLGGKAKEWSAMLYETLTNKVQNLDKNLNVLPGHFMNWTEANDQLIFSEKLENIVGHNSSIYALDSLEKFTEFILDNMRNSPAVYDEIRKVNTGLLDVDIDEADIMDLGKNECAAAMHNAIKGKN
- a CDS encoding peroxiredoxin family protein; amino-acid sequence: MSETKPKRMALIASKGTLDWAYPPFILASTAVAMEMEVAVFFTFYGLTLLNKKIEAKVAPATNPSMPMKMPFGPEGFQNINWPIPNAIMGNVPGFETMATSFMKKTFKNKGVATVEELREICIESGVKMIGCQMTMDVFGFEKEDFVDGVELGGAASFLEFAADADITLFV